In Salarias fasciatus chromosome 4, fSalaFa1.1, whole genome shotgun sequence, the DNA window GTATATTTGAATGTGTATTTACTTGCgttgtttatttcctttttttatttgaaatatgatGTTTGCTGCAAAACGTTTCCATGTTTATTTTAAGTCAGTAAACACATGATAGTGTCCTTTTTCTGCAGCAATTGAAGCAACAAAGGGACAAGCTGAAGCAGTACCAGAAGAGAATCACTgtgcagctggagaaggagaggcTTCTGGCAAAGCAGCTCCTCAAAGATGGCAAAAAGCAGTGAGTTCAGAcataaatcaatttaaaaaaaaacagtatattAATAATAAAGTCAATCACAACAGATGCTGATTGATTGGAAACAGGGAAAGGCAAGAAAAATCATTTATAGCGCACCATTCATACACAAAGACATTCCCAGTGCTTTCAAATGTGTTAATTAAGATTATGAAATATATAAAACTAAGCAATTAAGAAAGGCACAATTCATAAagtaaacatttttattaaGATCAAGGTGATATAAGGAGTAAATACTATTGTTGAAGAGAGGACATGAAAATACAAATAGTTTTAAAGCCTAATGTATTAGGAGTAAGTGTGTCAGTAATTGtcaggtgttcaggaagtttgttccgCAGGCgatgaagctgcttcaccttgtttctcttgacactgaaacactgactgaaCCTCTTCCTGAAGATCTCAGGGTCTGCAGGTTTTATATTCTACTTCTGAGAATCTGAGATGTATTTAAGCACAACTTGAACACACCCCAAAACACTACTTCAAATTCTATAGCTTCCAAAGTACAAGACTCATTTATTAAGTTGTATTAAATGAACAGTATGTGTTCAACTCTGTGTGAGATTCTCTGTTTGCCCTCAGTGAATCCTTCTCCTTGCTGcatcagttatttatttatttttttccaggaaagCACTGTTGCTCCTTAAGAAAAAAACGATATCAGGATCAGCTTCTAGACAAGACtgaaaatcaaatctcaaaccTGAGCGCATGGTAAGTTTTGAAATATCTTTTCTGGTAAAAATAAGTATGATTAAGATATATTGGacgttttgaaaaaaacaaatgttttttcagTTCGGTGTCTGTGATTGCTTGGCTGAAAGCAGGATGTGTACTTGGTGTCTGTTTTGGAAAGTAATTGTCAGGATTGAATGCGGAGGGTTAGTTTCAGAGTTTCTAATGTGTTTTACAACCTCTCACTCACATCGGTACAGATTGTTCTCTCTTCAATACAGCAGTCACACTTCCTTGAAGTTCGACCACACTCTAAATCAATCTCCCCAGTTACTTATTTAGTGCATGTTTTTACTGCTTGAGGCAGTCTCAACGTGCTTCTCTGATCTGACATATCTCCCAATTTATTCACATCGAAACTGCTCGCACAGTAATAGGGAGTAGTTTTGGGTTCATTGcattgctcaaggacacttcaagaCAAATTTGTAATTGATCTACCAACCATGCAGATGAGAAGAGACTTATTCTCCCTCTCCTGACAtcctaaaaaaattaatctgtaaaaaaaatcgAGATTTTCAGTGTTCACTGTGTTTGCAACATCGGAACCCACTGTCTATTCATATTTTATGAACAGCACATTATTTTGATCTCGTTGGTTTTTGCATTTAACTTTTCAGCTGAATTTATTCACATGCTAATATTTTCCAACAGGTTCAGGACATTGAGTTCATGCAAATAGAGATGAAAGTCATCGAGGGGCTCAAGGTTGGCAACGATTGCCTGAAAAGTATGCATGAGGTAAATATTGATGCGTTTCATTTCATAAGTGATCTGTTAAGCTTTAAACGTGCGAGTGCGTACTTTAAAAAATGGTCAAGTTTCTTCCGATAAGCGCGCCTCCTCCAGTATGCTCGTTGGGTGAGGGCTGAGCTGCACAGACGCCTCGTGGCTTGTGCTAGCAAAGCTCGTGCACATTGTTTGAAGATTAAAGGATTAACAAGAAAAGCCTTGACTACAGTGGTGTGACTGCTGCACATCCTCCGATACAGTGTGTACGTCTTGCCTCTGCAATTTGTGATCCAGCAGGGATGATGggcttttctttcaaaacaaaaaaaagtaaagggggaaaaataaaaatgctttcCTCAAGTAATGTCAGCTTGCTTTCTTGTCCGTGATAGATCATGTCCATAGAAGATGTGGAGAGAATCCTGGATGAGACCCAAGAGGCGATCGAATATCAAAGGGTAAATGTCTCTGGTGTCCGTTAGACACACTCCGACTTTCCTCCTGATTGTATGTTACAACCTTTAATAAAACGCACACACATAAACGTCTGATTAACATTTCTTTACGCCTTTGCCTCTGCAGCAAATTGATGAAATGTTGGCTGGATCCCTGACGCAGGAGGATGAGGACGCCGTGTTAGCCGAGCTGGAAGCTATCACTCAGGTGCGTGTTGAATGTGTGTTAACCTTTTTGCGGTGCAGCAAGTGTTTGCAGATGTGCATGCTTATTTGCTGCAACACCCTGTTGAGCATTTGCAGTTGCATTTTGAAGTACAACCACAGTCTGGATATTGGCTACTTAGCGCCCACACTGGAGCAGGGCTGTGGTTAAAGCTATGATTCAGAGCTGAGTCATGTGTGGATATCATACCAAAACTGCATGCTGCCACTTTGACCTCACACTTGTATAATGTGTTTCTCGAGGAGGCGGGAGTAATTCTCGAGACGTTGGAAGAATTTTGAATGAGACCACAGCGTGATTGCAGTCTATCTCAGTGAGGCTGTAACTAAACTAATTGTGGTTATGAATTTGGCTGATTCATTATGATTAAAACCTCACTGATTCTTCCTTCTTTTGTGATGTAATTACTGTTTTTAATGACACATGCTCTCAAGTCTTATCAGACTATGCAAATGACTACTTTTCACACTTCCAGACAGACACTTGGATTCCTCGCTTCatcaaaaaacattgattttctaATGGATAAGAGTTTGTTTTTGAATCTTATCTACAGAAAAATCAGCACTGTTGAGACaagttaaagttttttttcataagttgaagttgattttatttttcgatttgctttttaaaaagctttCCTGAGCGTTCATCCAATCTCCATGGTCGGGTCACAGGGGGCTGAAGCCAGGTGAAACACAGGGCACTCTGGGACAggtttccagtccatcacagggcaaatcTAGAGAAACAGTCAATTTCATACAAGCTTGAACATCTATTTGCAATTTAGAGTTTCCCCTTCAGTGGCCGGCGAAGTGGAATTCAACTGTGGATTGTGTTGCTATGAGGCAAGATTGCTAGCTCTTCCACCGTGCAGCCTGCTTTCTCTGCGCCACATTCTGAAATGGAACATGTGTGCCTTGTTTTGCTTTCCCCCCGGTTCTAAAACACATGTTGTTCAGGCATTGAATTAATATTATTGATACTGTCCTCGAATGCTTAAGCTTGCATCTCCAAAAAATGCTAGAAATTCAGAGATCTAAATATGTGTTTTAGCTCAATCACTAAATATATTTGTGCAACCCCGGCTGGCGCGTGATACCTGTTATTTCTGTCACTTGTGCCGAAACAGGGAGAAGATGTAGCACTTCCAGAGGTCCCCACTGAGCCCGTTCCAGAGGTCCCAGAAGCAGCTCAAGCTGAACCAGGTACAggtattttgttttaattatttcacaCCACGAAACGCGTTCCTCACTCAACCGACACGTGTGTATTCGATGGCACAGCGATGATGTTTGTTTCGTcttggatttgtgtttttttttccagagaggagagcggcgaAAAACAAGCCAGACAGAGAGATGCTGGCAGCATGACGCACCGATTCTGTGGCTCTAAATCCAGTGTTGAGCTCGGGTAAATAGAGTAGGGTCTCTTTGTTCCGATTTTTGATATGAGCGTGTGGAACCTGCACACATCAGTGCTGCTCAACACGTTTCACACGATCGGCACTGTCTGTACTCCGGTTCGTTGTTCCCCTGAAGTAAGTACATGAAGTGAAATGTTCTGTTACTCTGTGTCTTTTCTGAGTTAGTCGAGCAGTGTTACGTTGTTGCTGTGCCGAGGCATACCAGAGGAAGATAATGGATTTTAGATGTTTTACCATTAATTTAAGCTGTTTTGCATATTAAATGGAGCTGTGGGAACAGTGTGCTTCCATGGCTTTTATTTCACAAGCTCATTtatcttttccttcttttttttagtaacaataaaatgaaaaacatgtcaTGACTAtgaatggtgttttttttttcttcgccaCCTCGTTTATGACAGTCATTGCCCAGAAGGGGGCAGTCTttactagtttttttttccaccccacACTACACATAACAGGTGTCTTCATTCACATTACATCAGCCAACTACTTGCTGattgacagaaaaaagaaatcagaagtCTCTGAAATGTGATGAGGAAGATATATTAACATGCAggtgaaaaacatgaataatcaCACTGGAAAGTTAGATTAGCAGGGAAAATTAAACCATTATGAGAAACATAGGTATGGTGGACTTGTAAACACACAGTCCAGGTCCACATGCTACTGTTAAGCTACTCTGATGGCAGAGACATAAGCTGCAGTGGTTTAATGAAGTTTGAGGTAAGGcgttcacacagaaatacaTTGTTGCCTTTGGCTGGATTTCTCTCAGAACAATCACCCTTTGTCCAAGTGAGGAAATAacacttgagttttttttatttactgttctAAAACAATGCAGTCACTGTGAGAGCACAATGTCAAGATGACCCTTTTGTTTGACCTCGAATGTCCCAATAAGTTGGATATTTTGGTTGCACAACATccttggggggaaaaaaactaaaactagtTGATACAAGTAGGTACCTTTACATCTACATTTACACAGGCAAAAACAATTCAGGAATCGAATTCAATCCTTAAAGAATATTTCTATTCATGCAAAGTGTTAGAGTAATGCTGAGATACAAGAAGGAAGCCCCAATTCTGTGGCTGCATTCAAATACTGTAGGAAATGATGGAATTTTACAGTTGAGCATCAAAGTGGCGAGTGCATATTTTTCTCCAGGTTGCACCATCAGCAAGATGCTCCTTTTCAACGTCTTTTAGCAGTCTTTATAATTTCAGATCGCTCCAATGCACTTATTTATCATCACCATTCTCTCACGATCCACTCAAATGTCAATATTCTAAAACTGCACGCCCATTTTGAATGAATGGCTGTATTATATAACGGAAATTTAAATGAATGCGTTTAAAAGACATTATTActgcatattgtttttgtttttagtagAATCGTGAACACCTCTCGGTAGAGAAAAGTCTGAGCCGCAGGGCGGTCCGTGAAGGCAGCACGGGCTGTCAGCTGTGCAGGGAGAAGGTGTGTTGAGTTCAGTGGCTTTCAGGAGCGCAGCAGCGTTACTCCTCACGGACGCCTTCTCCGTCCATTCTCAGCTCAAACTCGCGCATTTTCACACTtacaatttatttaattttttttccgtGGATACACGGGTAAAGGAAAAAAACCGTTTATGGTCCTGGCTGAAGATTTCACCATGTCTCGCACCGACGAGGTTCACCGCTTCACGGAAAATGTCTATAAGGTGAGGCTCAACTCATTATTAAAGTTGGGATAAATGATGATACGTGTACAAATCGTCAGTTTACATTTAGatttagtaatttttttttaactagtgATCAAAGTGCGTTAAAAGCGCAGTTTCTCTAATCTCCTTGGGGAGAGGCGCAG includes these proteins:
- the LOC115387270 gene encoding charged multivesicular body protein 6-like, with amino-acid sequence MQIEMKVIEGLKVGNDCLKSMHEIMSIEDVERILDETQEAIEYQRQIDEMLAGSLTQEDEDAVLAELEAITQGEDVALPEVPTEPVPEVPEAAQAEPERRAAKNKPDREMLAA